One Thalassotalea atypica DNA window includes the following coding sequences:
- the fusA gene encoding elongation factor G translates to MADLSKYRNIGIFAHVDAGKTTTTERILKLTGMIHKIGEVHDGESTTDFMEQEAERGITIQSAAVTCEWKKHRFNVIDTPGHVDFTVEVYRSLKVLDGGIGVFCGSGGVEPQSETNWRYANESKVARLIFVNKLDRLGANFYRVKDQVENVLGARPLAMTLPIGEEDDFVGVVDVLTQKAYYWDDSGQPENYEVKDIPADMVDDAAAYREEMIETALEADEDMLMEYLEGEMTPTEEQIKACIRKGTNELMFFPTYCGSAFKNKGMQLLLDAVVDYLPSPTEVPPQPLTDEEGEPTGEFAIVDAEEPFRALAFKIMDDRFGALTFVRVYSGTLNKGDTVLNSFTGKTERIGRMVEMQAEDRTELTSAQAGDILAIVGMKNVQTGHTLCSVKEPCTLEAMVFPEPVISIAVSPKDKGSTEKMGIAIGKMVAEDPTFKVETDEDSGETILKGMGELHLDIKVDILKRTYGVELEVGKPQVAYRETITQEIEDSYTHKKQSGGSGQFGKIDYKIRPGEPNSGFTFTSTVVGGNVPKEFFPAVEKGFKSMMDTGVLAGFPVLDVEVELFDGGFHAVDSSAVAFEIAAKGAFRQSIPKAGAQLIEPIMKVDVFTPEDHVGDVIGDLNRRRGMIKDQEAGTTGVRIKADVPLSEMFGYIGTLRTMTSGRGQFSMEFSHYNPCPNNVAEAVIAEVKERNAKK, encoded by the coding sequence ATGGCAGATTTAAGTAAATACAGAAATATTGGTATTTTCGCTCACGTTGATGCTGGTAAAACCACCACAACAGAACGAATTTTGAAACTTACAGGTATGATCCATAAGATTGGTGAAGTACATGATGGTGAGTCAACTACTGACTTCATGGAACAGGAAGCTGAGCGCGGTATTACTATCCAGTCTGCTGCTGTAACTTGTGAGTGGAAAAAACACCGTTTCAACGTAATTGACACTCCTGGTCACGTTGACTTTACAGTAGAAGTATACCGTTCACTTAAAGTACTTGATGGTGGTATCGGTGTATTTTGTGGTTCTGGTGGTGTTGAGCCACAATCGGAAACTAACTGGCGTTACGCTAACGAGTCTAAAGTTGCTCGTTTAATTTTCGTTAACAAGTTAGACCGTTTAGGTGCGAACTTTTACCGCGTTAAAGATCAAGTAGAAAATGTACTTGGTGCCCGCCCACTTGCAATGACTTTACCAATTGGTGAAGAAGATGATTTTGTAGGTGTTGTTGATGTACTAACTCAAAAAGCATACTACTGGGATGATTCAGGTCAGCCAGAAAACTACGAAGTTAAAGATATCCCTGCGGATATGGTTGACGACGCTGCTGCTTACCGTGAAGAAATGATCGAAACAGCTTTAGAAGCTGACGAAGACATGTTGATGGAATATTTGGAAGGTGAAATGACACCGACTGAAGAACAAATTAAAGCATGTATCCGTAAAGGTACAAACGAATTAATGTTCTTCCCTACATACTGTGGTTCAGCATTCAAAAACAAAGGTATGCAGTTATTATTAGACGCTGTTGTTGATTACTTACCTTCGCCAACTGAAGTTCCGCCTCAACCGTTAACTGACGAAGAAGGTGAACCTACAGGTGAATTCGCGATCGTTGATGCTGAAGAGCCGTTCCGTGCATTAGCATTCAAAATTATGGATGACCGATTCGGTGCCCTTACTTTCGTACGTGTATACTCAGGTACATTAAACAAAGGCGATACTGTACTTAACTCATTCACTGGCAAGACTGAACGTATCGGCCGCATGGTTGAAATGCAAGCTGAAGACCGTACAGAACTTACATCAGCACAAGCGGGTGATATCCTTGCTATCGTAGGTATGAAAAACGTTCAAACAGGTCATACTTTATGTTCTGTTAAAGAGCCATGTACACTTGAGGCTATGGTATTCCCTGAGCCAGTAATCTCAATCGCTGTATCGCCTAAAGATAAAGGTTCTACAGAGAAAATGGGTATCGCTATCGGTAAGATGGTTGCAGAAGATCCTACGTTCAAAGTTGAAACTGACGAAGATTCTGGTGAAACCATCCTTAAAGGTATGGGTGAATTACACTTAGATATTAAAGTAGATATCTTAAAGCGTACTTACGGCGTTGAATTAGAGGTTGGTAAACCACAAGTTGCTTACCGTGAAACAATCACTCAAGAAATTGAAGATTCTTACACGCATAAGAAACAATCAGGTGGTTCTGGTCAGTTTGGTAAGATCGATTACAAAATCCGTCCAGGCGAGCCAAACTCTGGTTTCACGTTCACTTCAACGGTTGTTGGTGGTAACGTTCCTAAGGAATTCTTCCCGGCTGTTGAGAAAGGTTTCAAATCAATGATGGATACTGGTGTTCTTGCTGGTTTCCCTGTATTGGATGTTGAAGTTGAATTATTCGACGGTGGCTTCCACGCGGTTGATTCATCTGCTGTTGCCTTCGAAATCGCTGCAAAAGGCGCATTCCGTCAGTCGATTCCAAAAGCCGGTGCTCAGTTAATTGAACCAATCATGAAAGTTGATGTGTTTACTCCAGAAGATCACGTTGGTGATGTTATCGGTGACCTTAACCGTCGTCGTGGTATGATCAAAGACCAAGAAGCTGGTACAACTGGTGTTCGTATTAAAGCAGACGTTCCTCTTTCAGAAATGTTCGGTTACATCGGAACATTACGTACAATGACATCAGGTCGTGGTCAATTCTCTATGGAATTCTCTCACTACAACCCATGTCCAAATAACGTTGCTGAAGCAGTAATTGCTGAAGTTAAAGAGCGTAATGCTAAAAAATAA
- the rpsJ gene encoding 30S ribosomal protein S10, giving the protein MSNQRIRIRLKAFDHRLIDQSTAEIVDTAKRTGAQVRGPIPLPTRKERFTILVSPHVNKDARDQYEIRTHKRLIDIVEPTDKTVDALMRLDLAAGVDVQISLG; this is encoded by the coding sequence ATGTCAAATCAAAGAATTCGCATTCGTTTGAAAGCGTTCGATCATCGTTTGATTGATCAATCTACAGCAGAAATCGTTGATACTGCAAAACGTACTGGCGCACAGGTTCGTGGTCCTATTCCACTTCCTACTCGCAAGGAACGTTTCACTATCTTGGTTTCTCCACACGTTAACAAAGATGCGCGTGATCAGTACGAAATTCGTACTCACAAGCGTTTAATTGATATCGTTGAACCTACTGATAAGACTGTTGACGCATTGATGCGTTTAGACTTAGCAGCTGGCGTTGACGTTCAAATTAGCTTGGGTTAA
- the rplC gene encoding 50S ribosomal protein L3, which yields MTIGLVGRKVGMTRIFSEDGVSTPVTVLEVEANRVAQVKTVDNDGYSALQVTTGAKKANRVNKPAAGHFAKAGIEAGRGLWEFRLNENEGEGLEAGSAITVELFNDTKLVDVTGTSKGKGFQGGIKRWNFTMQDATHGNSISHRSNGSIGQCQTPGRVFKGKKMSGHMGAVKVTTQNLELVRVDAERNLLLIKGAVPGAINGNVIIKPAVKA from the coding sequence ATGACTATAGGTCTAGTTGGACGTAAAGTAGGCATGACTCGTATCTTCTCTGAAGATGGCGTTTCTACACCTGTTACAGTCCTAGAAGTTGAAGCGAACCGTGTTGCTCAGGTTAAAACTGTAGACAACGATGGTTATTCAGCACTACAAGTTACTACGGGTGCTAAAAAAGCAAACCGTGTTAACAAACCAGCAGCTGGACATTTCGCTAAAGCAGGAATCGAAGCAGGCCGCGGCTTGTGGGAATTCCGTTTAAACGAAAATGAAGGTGAAGGTCTTGAAGCTGGCAGTGCGATCACTGTTGAGCTTTTCAACGACACTAAATTAGTAGACGTAACCGGTACATCGAAAGGTAAAGGTTTCCAAGGTGGTATTAAGCGTTGGAATTTTACAATGCAAGATGCTACTCACGGTAACTCTATCTCTCACCGTTCAAACGGTTCAATCGGCCAGTGTCAAACACCAGGTCGTGTATTTAAAGGCAAAAAAATGTCTGGTCACATGGGTGCTGTGAAGGTAACTACACAAAACCTTGAATTGGTTCGCGTTGATGCTGAACGTAACTTGCTTCTTATTAAAGGTGCAGTTCCGGGCGCAATTAACGGTAACGTAATCATCAAACCAGCTGTTAAAGCCTAA
- the rplD gene encoding 50S ribosomal protein L4, giving the protein MELALKDASGALEVSEATFGREFNEALVHQVVVAYAAGARQGTRAQKTRSEVSGGGKKPWRQKGTGRARAGTTRGPIWRTGGVTFAAKPQDHSQKVNRKMYRGAIASILSELVRQERLVIVNDFAVETPKTKELVAKLKGLELKDVLIVTPEVDENLFLSARNLYKVDVRDVQAIDPVSLVGFEKVLMTASAVKQIEEMLA; this is encoded by the coding sequence ATGGAATTAGCATTAAAAGACGCGTCAGGCGCTCTTGAAGTTTCTGAAGCAACTTTCGGACGTGAGTTCAATGAAGCATTAGTACACCAAGTAGTAGTTGCATATGCAGCTGGTGCTCGTCAAGGTACACGTGCTCAGAAAACTCGTTCTGAAGTAAGCGGCGGTGGCAAGAAGCCATGGCGTCAAAAAGGTACTGGCCGTGCACGTGCTGGTACAACTCGTGGTCCAATCTGGCGTACAGGTGGCGTAACATTCGCTGCTAAGCCACAAGATCACAGCCAAAAAGTTAACCGTAAAATGTATCGTGGTGCTATTGCTAGCATCCTTTCTGAATTAGTTCGTCAAGAACGTTTAGTTATAGTTAATGATTTCGCAGTTGAAACACCGAAAACTAAAGAATTAGTTGCTAAGCTTAAAGGTTTAGAACTTAAAGATGTATTGATTGTAACGCCAGAAGTTGATGAGAACTTATTCTTGTCTGCTCGCAACTTATACAAAGTTGACGTTCGTGACGTTCAAGCAATCGACCCAGTTTCTTTAGTTGGTTTTGAAAAAGTATTGATGACTGCTTCTGCAGTTAAGCAAATCGAGGAGATGTTAGCATGA
- the rplW gene encoding 50S ribosomal protein L23: protein MISEERLLKVLLAPNISEKATMAAEANNTVVFKVATTATKAEIKAAVEKLFEVSVEGVRTLNVKGKTKRTGARFGRRSDWKKAYVTLAEGSDIDFVGAE, encoded by the coding sequence ATGATAAGCGAAGAACGTTTGTTGAAAGTGCTTTTAGCACCGAACATTTCTGAGAAAGCAACAATGGCCGCTGAAGCAAACAACACAGTTGTTTTCAAAGTTGCTACTACTGCTACTAAAGCTGAAATCAAAGCCGCTGTTGAAAAGTTATTCGAAGTTTCTGTTGAAGGTGTTCGCACTTTGAATGTTAAGGGTAAAACAAAACGTACAGGTGCTCGTTTTGGTCGTCGTAGCGACTGGAAAAAAGCGTACGTTACTCTTGCAGAAGGCAGTGATATCGACTTCGTTGGCGCTGAGTAA
- the rplB gene encoding 50S ribosomal protein L2, with product MAIVKCKPTSPGRRHVVKVVNSELHKGKPYAPLLDTKSKTGGRNNTGRITVRHVGGGHKHHYRLIDFKRTKDGIPAKVERLEYDPNRSANIALVLYADGERRYILAPKGLTAGDTIQSGIDAPIKAGNTLPLRNTPLGSVVHAIELKPGKGAQIARAAGTYAQLVAKDGAYVTLRLRSGEMRKIEADCRATLGEIGNAEHMLRSLGKAGATRWRGVRPTVRGVAMNPVDHPHGGGEGRTSGGRHPVSPWGVPTKGYKTRKNKRTDKFIVRRRTK from the coding sequence ATGGCTATTGTAAAATGTAAACCAACTTCTCCGGGTCGTCGCCACGTTGTTAAAGTGGTTAACTCTGAGTTGCACAAAGGTAAGCCTTACGCTCCTTTATTAGATACTAAATCTAAAACTGGTGGTCGTAACAATACAGGTCGTATTACAGTTCGTCACGTAGGTGGTGGTCACAAGCATCATTACCGTTTGATTGACTTTAAACGTACTAAAGATGGTATCCCTGCAAAAGTAGAGCGTTTGGAATATGATCCAAACCGTAGTGCTAACATTGCGTTAGTATTATATGCAGATGGTGAACGTCGTTACATCTTGGCTCCAAAAGGCCTTACAGCTGGTGATACGATCCAGTCAGGTATCGATGCTCCAATCAAAGCAGGTAACACATTACCTTTACGTAACACACCATTAGGTAGTGTTGTTCACGCAATCGAATTGAAGCCTGGTAAAGGTGCTCAAATCGCGCGTGCTGCTGGTACTTATGCACAATTAGTTGCTAAAGATGGCGCTTATGTGACTTTACGTCTTCGCTCTGGCGAAATGCGTAAAATCGAAGCTGACTGTCGTGCAACTCTTGGTGAGATTGGTAACGCAGAACACATGTTACGTTCACTAGGTAAAGCTGGTGCTACACGCTGGCGTGGTGTTCGCCCAACTGTTCGTGGTGTTGCCATGAACCCGGTTGATCACCCACACGGTGGTGGTGAAGGTCGTACTTCTGGTGGTCGTCACCCAGTATCTCCTTGGGGCGTACCTACTAAAGGTTACAAGACTCGTAAAAACAAGCGTACTGATAAGTTCATCGTACGTCGTCGTACTAAATAG
- the rpsS gene encoding 30S ribosomal protein S19 produces the protein MPRSLKKGPFIDLHLLTKVEKALESGNKKPIKTWSRRSMIIPNMIGLTIAVHNGRQHVPVFVTDEMIGHKLGEFAPTRTYRGHAADKKAKKR, from the coding sequence ATGCCACGTTCTCTCAAGAAAGGTCCATTTATCGACCTACACTTGTTGACGAAGGTAGAGAAAGCTCTGGAAAGCGGGAATAAAAAACCAATTAAAACTTGGTCCCGTCGTTCAATGATCATACCTAATATGATCGGATTGACCATAGCTGTCCATAATGGCCGTCAACACGTACCTGTGTTTGTAACTGATGAAATGATCGGTCACAAACTAGGTGAATTTGCACCAACTCGTACTTACCGTGGCCATGCTGCGGATAAGAAAGCGAAGAAAAGATAA
- the rplV gene encoding 50S ribosomal protein L22, giving the protein MEAIAKHKFARGSAQKARLVVDQIRGLHVEKALEILTYSNKSAAVLVKKVLDSAIANAEHNDGADIDELFVKTIMVDDGPTMKRIKPRAKGRADRILKRTSHITVVVADN; this is encoded by the coding sequence ATGGAAGCTATTGCTAAACATAAATTTGCCCGTGGTTCTGCTCAAAAAGCACGTTTAGTTGTGGATCAAATCCGCGGCTTGCACGTTGAGAAAGCACTTGAAATCTTAACTTACAGCAACAAATCAGCTGCTGTTTTAGTGAAGAAAGTACTTGACTCAGCAATTGCTAACGCAGAGCACAATGATGGTGCAGACATTGATGAATTATTCGTTAAAACTATTATGGTTGACGATGGTCCAACAATGAAACGTATTAAGCCTCGTGCGAAAGGTCGCGCGGATCGTATCCTTAAACGCACAAGCCACATCACTGTGGTTGTTGCTGATAACTAG
- the rpsC gene encoding 30S ribosomal protein S3, with product MGQKVHPTGIRLGITKPFASTWFASSKDYADNLHGDHLVREYLTEKLKRASLSKIVIERPAKSIRVTIHTARPGVVIGKKGEDVEKLRLKVSQIAGVPAQINIAEVRKPEMDAQLVADSIASQLERRVMFRRAMKRAVQNAMRLGAKGIKVEVSGRLGGADIARSEWYREGRVPLHTLRADIDYATARGETTYGTIGIKVWIFKGEVIGGMPTQVEAPAPKPKKRNNRKSK from the coding sequence ATGGGTCAAAAAGTACATCCTACCGGTATTCGCCTAGGTATCACAAAGCCTTTCGCGTCTACATGGTTCGCAAGCAGCAAAGATTATGCAGATAACCTTCACGGTGACCATTTGGTTCGTGAATACTTAACTGAAAAACTTAAGCGTGCTTCTTTATCGAAAATCGTGATTGAGCGTCCAGCTAAATCTATCCGCGTAACAATCCACACGGCTCGTCCAGGTGTTGTTATCGGTAAGAAAGGCGAAGACGTAGAAAAATTACGTTTAAAAGTATCACAAATCGCTGGTGTACCTGCGCAAATTAACATTGCGGAAGTACGTAAGCCAGAGATGGATGCTCAATTAGTTGCTGACAGCATTGCTAGCCAATTAGAACGTCGTGTTATGTTCCGTCGTGCTATGAAGCGTGCAGTACAAAACGCTATGCGTTTAGGTGCTAAAGGTATCAAAGTTGAAGTTAGTGGTCGTTTAGGCGGTGCAGATATTGCTCGCTCTGAATGGTACCGTGAAGGCCGTGTTCCATTACACACTTTGCGTGCTGACATCGACTATGCTACTGCGCGTGGCGAAACTACGTACGGTACTATCGGTATTAAAGTTTGGATCTTTAAAGGTGAAGTAATTGGTGGCATGCCTACGCAAGTAGAAGCGCCAGCTCCTAAGCCTAAGAAAAGAAACAACCGTAAGAGCAAGTAG
- the rplP gene encoding 50S ribosomal protein L16 codes for MLQPKRTKFRKQMKLRNRGLAHTGSSVSFGTFGLKSVERGRMTARQIEAARRAMTRHVKRQGKIWIRVFPDKPITKKPLEVRMGKGKGGVEYWVCQILPGRVLYEMEGVSEELAREAFALAAAKLPFKTTFVTRTVM; via the coding sequence ATGTTACAACCAAAACGTACTAAATTCCGTAAGCAAATGAAACTGCGCAACCGTGGTCTTGCACACACAGGTAGCTCAGTTAGCTTCGGTACTTTCGGTTTGAAATCAGTTGAGCGTGGTCGTATGACTGCTCGTCAAATCGAAGCCGCTCGTCGTGCGATGACTCGTCACGTTAAGCGTCAAGGTAAAATCTGGATTCGCGTATTCCCTGATAAGCCAATTACTAAAAAACCTCTTGAGGTTCGTATGGGTAAAGGTAAAGGTGGCGTGGAATATTGGGTTTGTCAAATCCTACCAGGTCGTGTTCTTTATGAAATGGAAGGTGTTTCTGAAGAGTTAGCGCGTGAAGCTTTTGCTTTAGCAGCAGCTAAGCTTCCTTTCAAAACTACCTTCGTAACTAGAACGGTGATGTAA
- the rpmC gene encoding 50S ribosomal protein L29: MKASELKEKSIEELNAELLNLLREQFNLRMQASTGQLAQTHMLRTVRRNIARVKTIMTEKAGK, encoded by the coding sequence ATGAAAGCTAGCGAACTTAAAGAAAAGAGCATTGAAGAGCTAAACGCTGAACTACTTAACTTACTACGTGAGCAATTTAACTTACGTATGCAAGCAAGTACTGGTCAGTTAGCTCAGACACATATGCTTAGAACAGTGCGTCGCAACATTGCACGCGTAAAGACAATCATGACTGAAAAGGCTGGTAAGTAA
- the rpsQ gene encoding 30S ribosomal protein S17, protein MSDKIRTLQGRVISNKMDKSVTVLIERRVKHPIYGKFMIRSTKLKAHDEANVCNEGDLVTIRECAPISKSKSWTLVDVLEKA, encoded by the coding sequence ATGAGCGATAAAATTCGTACACTACAAGGTCGCGTAATCAGCAACAAGATGGATAAGTCTGTTACTGTTCTGATCGAGCGTCGTGTTAAGCACCCTATATACGGTAAATTCATGATCCGTTCAACTAAGTTGAAAGCACATGATGAAGCTAACGTATGTAACGAAGGTGACTTAGTAACTATTCGTGAATGTGCACCAATTTCTAAGAGTAAATCTTGGACATTGGTTGACGTTTTAGAAAAAGCTTAA
- the nosR gene encoding transcriptional regulator NosR, whose protein sequence is MRQYFTLSFILFALTWALPSYALFVSPPKDPIPLIKEIFPSQASISEKQGDPLHWVIKQGDEVLGYAFETNDIAKIPAYSGEPVNMLVIIDPQGNYLAAKVLEHHEPIILAGIPETKLYDFADQYPGLSVATKIKVGGNTSQGSVHIDGLSGATVTVRVMNVAITRAAQSVAKSQGIIDESQFSATPMATIKQDVYTSADWQALVGDGSIRRLFLDRAKIDQAFVGTEAEDVEKASPEQKQDMFADIYFGQINLPNLGKNILGEAEFEWLQKLLKPGEHAVLIMGNGYSFKGSGYVRGAIFDRIQVIQNDTNISFRDLDHHRITDLVISGAPEFKEMSLFVIGEHHKFNPGEDWQLELLVRRQTGPLDSIFTTFKGDYSALGRDVDRPIVEEELTLTQQVWQEKNAEVMILIFAMSLLILMLFFQDVFVRHPTFMHNFRHIFLIFTVVFIGWSWGGQLSVVNVFTFLQAFMKDFSWDLFLLDPIIFCLWIAAAVTVVIWGRAVYCGWLCPFGALQELINHVARMLKIRQFELPFAVHERLWAIKYLILLGLFGLSLDSLATAEQFAEIEPFKTTFLLKFDRTWPFVIYAAFLLVINIFTRKFFCRYLCPLGAALSMPNSARLFSWLKRRPECGTPCKTCAKECEIQAIYPDGTINMRECHYCLDCQMTYFNETKCPPLKKMARKKQQYKKQAIPVEVTN, encoded by the coding sequence ATGCGTCAGTATTTTACTCTAAGCTTTATTCTTTTCGCGCTCACTTGGGCATTGCCAAGTTATGCGTTGTTTGTTAGTCCGCCTAAAGATCCTATCCCTCTAATTAAAGAAATTTTTCCTTCGCAAGCCAGCATTTCTGAAAAACAAGGCGACCCGTTACATTGGGTTATTAAACAGGGCGATGAAGTTTTAGGTTATGCCTTTGAAACTAACGACATAGCGAAAATACCTGCCTATTCAGGTGAGCCAGTAAACATGCTAGTTATTATAGATCCACAAGGGAATTATTTAGCAGCAAAAGTATTGGAACATCACGAGCCAATTATTCTTGCGGGTATTCCTGAAACGAAATTATATGATTTTGCTGATCAGTATCCAGGCTTATCCGTTGCAACGAAAATTAAAGTAGGAGGTAATACCTCGCAAGGCTCTGTTCACATAGATGGGTTATCTGGAGCAACGGTTACCGTTCGCGTGATGAATGTTGCAATCACTCGTGCTGCACAGTCCGTTGCTAAGTCGCAAGGGATTATTGATGAAAGTCAGTTCAGTGCCACGCCGATGGCGACAATCAAACAGGACGTATATACATCTGCTGACTGGCAAGCGTTGGTCGGAGATGGCTCGATCAGAAGACTTTTTCTAGACCGAGCAAAAATCGACCAGGCATTTGTAGGTACCGAAGCTGAAGATGTTGAAAAAGCATCACCTGAGCAAAAGCAAGATATGTTTGCGGATATTTACTTTGGCCAAATAAATCTACCAAATCTTGGTAAAAATATATTAGGTGAAGCAGAGTTTGAGTGGCTTCAGAAGCTGCTTAAGCCAGGCGAACATGCGGTGCTTATTATGGGTAATGGGTACTCATTCAAAGGTTCAGGCTATGTTCGCGGCGCGATATTCGATCGTATACAGGTGATTCAAAATGACACCAATATTTCTTTTCGCGATTTAGATCATCATCGCATTACTGATTTGGTTATTTCTGGCGCACCTGAGTTCAAAGAAATGTCTTTGTTTGTGATTGGTGAACATCATAAATTCAACCCCGGCGAAGACTGGCAACTTGAGTTACTAGTACGTCGTCAAACAGGGCCTCTAGACAGTATTTTTACAACATTTAAAGGCGACTACTCAGCTCTAGGCAGAGATGTTGACAGACCAATAGTTGAAGAGGAACTCACCTTAACACAGCAGGTTTGGCAGGAAAAAAATGCTGAAGTGATGATCTTAATTTTTGCCATGTCATTACTTATATTAATGTTGTTTTTCCAAGATGTCTTCGTTAGACATCCAACCTTCATGCACAACTTTAGACATATATTTTTAATATTCACCGTTGTATTTATCGGGTGGAGTTGGGGCGGTCAGCTATCAGTTGTTAATGTGTTTACGTTTTTACAAGCATTCATGAAAGATTTCAGCTGGGACTTATTCTTACTTGACCCTATTATTTTCTGCCTGTGGATAGCTGCTGCTGTCACAGTCGTCATCTGGGGGCGCGCGGTATATTGTGGTTGGTTGTGTCCTTTTGGCGCATTGCAAGAGTTGATAAATCACGTCGCCCGCATGTTGAAAATCAGACAGTTTGAACTTCCTTTTGCAGTGCATGAGCGATTATGGGCAATTAAGTATCTTATTTTACTTGGATTATTCGGCTTATCTTTAGACTCTTTAGCAACAGCAGAGCAGTTCGCAGAAATTGAGCCTTTCAAAACAACATTTTTGTTAAAATTTGACAGAACATGGCCTTTTGTTATCTACGCCGCTTTCTTATTAGTGATTAACATCTTTACACGTAAATTCTTTTGCCGATATTTATGTCCATTAGGGGCAGCGTTATCTATGCCAAACAGTGCGCGGTTATTTAGTTGGCTAAAACGTCGTCCTGAGTGTGGCACCCCTTGTAAAACTTGTGCTAAAGAATGTGAAATTCAAGCAATTTATCCTGATGGCACCATTAATATGCGCGAATGTCATTATTGCCTTGATTGCCAAATGACATATTTTAACGAGACAAAATGTCCACCATTGAAAAAAATGGCGCGTAAGAAACAACAATATAAAAAACAGGCTATTCCTGTAGAAGTAACGAATTAA